CGTTTGTTTGCTCCCGTGAACGAGCCTTTTTCAAAGCCAAATAGCTCCGAGTGAATCAGTGATTGTGGAATTGCGCCACAATTTACAGCGATGAAAGGTTTCTGGCTACGGGCTGAGGCCTCATGTATTAAACGCGCACATAGGCTTTTTCCGGTTCCGGTCTCCCCTTGAATCAGTACTGGGAAATCGTTGTTAGCGAGCTTGGCTATCTTCTTTCTAAGTTGTTGGGTGGTGCTGGATTGTCCCACCAATTGACATTCATGGCACGAGGCAGGCTTAGGTTTAGTTTGCTTGGTGTCGACCATGCCATACGCATGCCCTAAATTTCGACAAAGCCATTCTGTATCAATAGGGAGGTGGTAATAATCCCAAAAGGTTTGCTTGATGAGCGATAAGTTGCGGCTTGGTGGTTGGTTGCAGATAGCGATTGCTTTTAAATTTGGAGAGTGAGCCTTCAGCACTGATATTTGTTCACATTGTTTGTCGATTGAGGATGATGTTAGACAAGAAACCACAATTGGTGCGTAGCTGTGGCTGCGTGTATCGAGTAAGTGAATGGCCTGTTCGGTCGTTTCTGCAACTTGAGCTTCCCAGTTATGGAGACGCAGCTCACCTACCCACTGACTATGGTGCAGGCATGCGGTGTTGCATAACAAAATCACAGAACGAGTTATTGGCTCAGGTGATACTCTTTTTGATGGCATTGTGCTCACTCTTCATGTTTCGATATCCATGATGAAACCTTCAGTAAGCCCCCTAAATATCCCATAAGCTTAGGAGCAAAATTCGAATAATTCGAGTACATAAACCTAAGAACGTTGAGCAAGTAAGTGGCAGTACTTCAAGCGAGAAAGCCAATCTGGCGCTTTACTTACTGATATTTATGCTTATTAATTAAAGGTATTGACAAATATCGTGTTTTTACTGTCTTGTTTATTGATGATCACACAGTAAACTCCGCGCTAATCACTAACGATAAAGAGCTGATATTGATGATAATTAACGTAGCAAAAAAGTTCATTTTGGCAGCTTCTGCGCTGATGCTAGGCGGTTGTGTTAGCTACAGCGTGACTGAACAAGACATGACTAACTACCTGCAAAATTCGGTGATGTTAGAGCAAGAAGTTGGTGTTGAAAGCGTCATGTATGCACAAGTAGCCGTTGATGATCTAGAAGTTAAAATCGGGCGAGCAGAGAGTCAGCGTGTTTCTGTTCTGGCGAATACCAATGCAAAGATTCAAGTGTTTAATATGCCGAATATGGGGTTGGATCTTGATATCGAATTCAGTGCGACTCCTGAATACGATAAAGAAAGTGGAGAGATTTATTTGAAATCACTGCGTTTAGAGCGCTTTGAAGAAAAAGACAAGCAGCTTTCTCCTGAGATCGCTAAACTACTTAAGCCTGCCGTTTCTATGATTGGTTTTGCTTTGTCCCAGTCACCAGTTTACAAACTGGACAGTAATAAGGTTCAAGAGTCACTGATCAAGTCATCGGAACCTAATCTTGTGATTAAAGACAACAAGCTGGTCATTGAGTTATTCGATTAACCTTTCACGTTTAATTTAAAATACAATGGCTGCCGATTTGGTGGCCATTTTTGTTTGTGTTGAACAAACAAGGCTTCTGTTTTTAGGCTGTCTATTCAGCTAGTTTTCTCTGGCTCATTTATTGAATTCGCCGCGTATCTCACCTTTACTTTACTCTTATGAGCAAGTCATCGCTTCAGTCATCAAATCATAAGAAAGAAAAGGTGAGCGAACTATGAAGAATCCAGTAGTAGCGGATAACAAACCCGTTAAGGTCGAGCTAACCGAAGGTGAGGAGTATTACTTCTGTACCTGTGGCAAGTCGAAAAACCAACCGTTTTGTGATGGTTCTCATGCAGGAACGGGCTTCAAACCGAAGAGTTTCGTGGCCGAGGAAACCGGCGACGCTTACCTGTGCCGCTGTAAGTATTCGAATAATCTCCCTTTTTGTGATGGCACCCATAAACAGTTTACGGCTGAGCAAGTGGGTCAAGAAGGCCCTGATGTTCATATCCAAGCGGCAACGCCCGATCTCTCACCTGCGGCTTCTGCAACCAAAGAAGAGCCCACGGTCGAATTCATTCATCAATTAGCACGAGATGGCTTATCCAAAGTGGGTCACCATGGGCCAATGACTTCAATGGGCGTCCCAAGATATCTATTACCTCACTGGGATGATATTCAAGTGATGGTTGCACAAATGGCGACCAAACCGTTATTGGAAGATGTGCCCGTTGGTACTGAGCTTATTATTGGGCCAAAAGCGGAAAAGCCGCTTAAATTGAACATCTCCTTGTTTGTTTCTGATATGAGTTTTGGGTCTTTGTCTGAAGAAGCGAAAATCTCTTTAGCGACAGGCGCGGAGCTTGCGGGAACGGGGATCTGCTCGGGGGAGGGCGGAATGTTACCCGAAGAGCAAGCGGCGAACTCACGTTACTTTTATGAATTAGCCAGCGCACAATTTGGTTACGATGAATCTAAGCTCAAAAATGTCCAAGCCTTCCATTTTAAAGGTGGACAGGGGGCTAAAACCGGAACAGGCGGTCACCTACCGGGTGCGAAGAACATTGGCAAGATAGCAGAGGTGCGTGGCATTAAAGCCGGTACCGCCGCGATTTCTCCACCCACCTTTGTTGATCTAAAAACCGTCGAGGATTTCAAAAATTTTGCCGACCGAGTTCGAGAAGTAACGGGCGGTATCCCAATAGGGTTCAAGTTGAGTGCCAATCATATTGAAGAGGATGTTCAGTTTGCACTCGATGCCAGTGCCGATTACATCATCTTGGATGGGCGTGGTGGCGGTACAGGAGCAGCGCCAGAAATGTTCCGTGACCATATTAGCGTGCCAACCATTCCAGCGCTTGCTCGTGCCAGAGCCTATCTAGACAAGCAAGGCGTAAGTGACAGAGTCACCTTAATCATTACTGGTGGTCTTCGTGTTCCGATGGACTTCGTAAAAGCGATGGCGCTTGGCGCTGATGGCGTCGCTATCTCAAACAGTGCCATGCAGTCGATAGGGTGTGTTGCCGCCCGAATGTGTAACACCAATAATTGTCCGGCGGGCATCGCGACTCAAAAATCCGATTTACGCCAACGGTTAAATGTTGAGAAGGCATCGAACCAATTGAAGAACTTCTTCGAAGCCTCGACGGAGTTGATGCAAGTGATGGCGAGAGCGTGCGGACATGATCATTTGAATCAGTTTAATCCTCACGATCTGGCAACATGGAATCGCGAAATGGCCGAGCTATCTGGAGTCGCTTACTCTGGTGTCAGTTCACTAAATCAACTTAAGTAAATAGTATTTCGATAAAGCACACCCAATGTGTTTTGGGTGTGCTTATTTTTGTCTGTGTAATGCCAATCTATAGTTAACCTTTCGTAATTGACTGCTTTATAAGTGTTTTTAGATCATTTCCTATTTTTTGAAAATATCGCTTTACCTCAAGTTAACTTGAGGTTTTATCATCATCCCAAATCTAAAAACACAATCTATCACCTTGTCACCTAGTGCAGGTTTTGATGTTATCAAACAGACGTTACGAATCTTCAGTTATGAACTTTGAGCTCCGTAATTGAAGTCATGAGTGCATAAAGGTGAGAAAAATGAACAAGGATCAACAATGAAAGTATTAGCGATTGGCGCGACCAACAGTAAAACATCGATTAACCAACAATTGGCAGCGTACACCGCAAGCTTAGTTGAGGGCGCGCAAGTAGAGGTGCTCGATCTTAATGATTTCGAGATGCCCATTTACAGCGAAGATAGAGAAAAAGAGTCTGGCGTTCATCAACACGCGCAGCGCTTTTTTAGTAAGATTGGCGAAGCAGATGCCGTGGTCATCTCTTTTGCAGAGTACAACGGTTCATACACCGCAGCCTTTAAGAATGTGTTTGATTGGACATCACGAATCGACATGAAAGTGTATCAAGGCAAGCCTGTTGTTATGCTCTCCACATCACCAGGTCCAGGCGGCGCAAGTTCTGTGTTGTTGTCTGCGGTAAACTCCGCACCTTACTTTGATGCTGATGTGAAGGGTTCGATGTCGGTGCCAAGTTTCTACGACAACTTTAATGTAGAAACGGGAGAGCTCATCAATACCGAAATGGCAGAAAACCTGAAATCGGTCATGAGTCAAATTTAGAAATCGATAACACCTCAATAAGACAAAGCAGCTATGTTCATGACTGCTTTTCGTTGAGCCCGCAGTCAAAGTTTATGGACATTAACTGGTTAAGGTAACAATAGGTCGCTATTCTAAAGTTAAAGTAAGCTTTAAATATTTATGATCTCAAGGGTAGTGTGACAATGAGAAACATCGTATATCTCACCATAGGCCAATTGGCAGAGCGCAGTGGCGTGGCTCCTTCTGCCTTACGTTTTTACGAAACCAAAGGGTTGATTGCTTCGATTCGTACTAACGGAAATCAACGTCGGTATCAGTCGGCGATGTTGAGACGAATCGCACTGATACAAGTTGCTCAATCGATAGGTTTCACGCTTGAAGAGATCACCGATGAGCTATCGACGTTACCGATGAACCATACGGCGACTAAACATGATTGGGAGCTTGTGGCTAAGAAGTGGCAAGGGCAGCTCGATAGTAAAATGGCGCAAATTAAGTCGTTACAAGAGAACTTAACCGGTTGCATCGGTTGCGGCTGTTTGAGTATGCAGAAATGCCAATTACTAAACCCTGAGGACATCCTGCATGATCAAGGGCAGGGCGCTCAGCGTATTGTTGATTAGCTTTTATTTCGTTTGAATATCGAACTAAATTTGAGCGTTTTATCAATAAGTGGATCAGTGGTGGTAAGGCGTACCTTGTGTAGACAAATAGGGATTAAGGGTCTAGTTTAGGGCATTCTTTCACTATAAGAAGAGGTTAGTTATGTTTAGCCATGTTTTTCTTGGTACTGAAAACATTGAACGCGCGAAGTCTTTCTATGACCCAATCATGAAGGTGCTTGGCTACAGCGAAGGTTCTGTCGACCCTAAAGGGCGTTGCATTTACGTGACTCAAACCGGTGTACTGGGTTTAACTAAACCGATTGATGGCCAGCCTGCCACTTATGGCAATGGGATGACGATAGGTTTTCTAGCAACCTCACCAGAAGTCGTCGATGAGTGGCATCGTATTGGTGTAGAAAACGGGGGTACAAGTATTGAAAATGGTCCAGGAGTGAGGGGAACTGATGAGCGCCGCCTTTACTTGGCTTACTTACGAGACCCTGATGGAAACAAGATCTGCGCCACTCACTTTATGCCATAGTTCACCTGATGCCACAGTTCACCTTATGCCACTGTTCACTTTATACCACGGTGGCGTATTATTAGGTTATGTTGATTGTTCAGAGCTTGTGAATTACGGCTCTGAACTTGTCTGTTTCCCTGAAGACTCGCAAATATTGCAAAGGATCTGCCAGATGACACCAAATGAACTGTTTTATGAGAGTTTTGAACGTTGCCGGATCGACCAAGAGTTTCTGGAAACATTTTTGGCCGATTTCTGTGAGCACAACCCTAGGTTTTCAGAACGTTTTGAAAACATAGGGTTAGAGCAACAAACTAAGATGCTCAAAGCCTCGATCATCTTGATTTACAACTCTTCTGGTTTACCGAGTGTAAGAAACTCGGTTAAAAAGCTTGGTAAGCGACATAAAGATTTGGGGATGGATATCTCTGAACAAGAGCTTAACGAATGGTTTAACTCATTGCTGAATACAGTCAAAAAATACGATCCCCTTTACGATGAAAGCGTCGAACGAGCTTGGGCCCAGACTCTTGAACAAGGGCTAAATATCATGAAAAAAGAGTGCGTAGTAAAGTCAGAATCATAGACATTTTCTTATCTGGAATCTTTTTACTTAATTTTAAGCATGGTATTACGTTCGACAAATTGAACTGGAACTACGAGTTTTACAAAGTTCGTCTCTTGCTCTTGAATTTGGCTTACGACAATTTTCACTGACTCACGCTATTCTTCTAGAGGAAGTCGATAGCTGTTTTTCAACTCTTTTACCGAGATGTTCGATTGAATCGCACTCACGCCTTTCACTCTTCTGATCGAGCTAATGCGCTCAAAGTACTCTTCCAAATCTTTCGCCAACACTTGCACCATGTAATCGGCGCCGCCTGCAATACAGTGACACATAGGAATCCAATCGGTTACTTCGACAAATTCTTCAAACGGTTCTGTGTTTTCTACTTCATGGTTGCCTAAAGTGACAAGAGTAAAACCCGCCACATGAAAGCCTAATTTCTTACGATTCAGCTTCGCGGCATAACCATCGATATAGCCAGCTTCTTCCATGCGTTTCCAACGACGCCAGCATGGGGTTTCGCTGAGGTTGACCTTCTCTGCGAGCTTGCTGTTGCTCATGCGTCCGTCTTGCTGGATATACTCTAAGATGGCGATATCTGTGTCATCTAACACTTCTTTGGTGGATTCTTTCTGTTTCATGGTTTTTTTAGAAAAGTCTTGCTCAAATTTGCATTAATATTAGCCTATATAGCAATTTAATTCCTAGTCGAATCTGTAAACTCTCTCCCTATAAATCTTTACTTATCAGGAGTGAGAGGAAATGAGCTCTCAATTAATGCTGGCGTTCTTGCTATTTTCAACATCAATTGCAATTACCCCTGGGGCAGGCAATATCGCATTACTTGGGATTTCAAGTCGTTATGGATTTGCTGCGACTTTACCTTTTATCTCTGGGAACGCTGTTGGCATCATCATCGTACTGGCAGGTTCTAGTGTCGGTTTGGTGAGCCTATTTACCCTTTACCCAGAGCTATACAACATTTTGAAATACGCGGGTGCGGCTTATTTGCTGTTCATGGCGTGGTCGATTGCGAACATGCAAATCGAAGAAAGCACCACCGACAATCGTTCAGGTTTCATGTCTGGTGTGTTGGTGCAGGTGTTAAACCCTAAAGGTTGGATAGCGTCATTAACCGTGTTTTCACAGTTCATTACTCCGAACGCAGATTACTTGATTCAAGTCGTGACCATTATCGCGGGTATGGTGATTACCGGTGTACCGTGCATGTTGGTGTGGGCGTATTGCGGCACCATGCTTAAAAAGTTGCTGCAATCACCAAAACAGATGATGTTTGTGAACCGTTGCTTGGGTGGAAGCTTAGCGATGGTGGTTGCCTTCATGCTTTATCAACCGGCGTAAATTACAAAGAAAAAACCACTCCTAAATCCATAGGAGTGGCGTCTAAATGTCGACTAAGTCGTTAACAGTAAAGAATTAAGTTAACAAATATTTAAGGAACTTGAGTTAAAAGCTTTGAGCTTTTCAGTGTAAAGGTTAAGCGGTTTCAGCCTCTTTAACTGGAGCTGAGTTACGAATTAGGTGGTCAAATGCACCTAAGCTTGCTTTTGCACCTTCACCCATCGCGATGATGATCTGTTTGTAAGGTACGGTCGTTACATCACCCGCTGCGAACACACCTTTCATAGATGTTGCGCCATGAGCGTTAATTTCAATTTCACCGCGTGGTGACAGCTCAACTTTTGAACCCTTCAACCATTCGCTGTTTGGCATCAGACCGATTTGAACAAAGATACCCGCAAGTTCGATCTGTTTTAGTTCATCGGTGTTGCGATCTTTGTATTCCAGACCGGTTACACGGTTGCCATCACCAATTACTTGCGTCGTTTGCGCCATCTTGATGATTTCGATGTTTGGTGTTGCGTTCGCTTTGTCGATAAGCACTTGGTCGGCACGCAGTGTGTCTGCAAATTCAAGTACGGTTACGTGTTCAACAATACCCGCTAAATCAATTGCCGCTTCGATACCTGAGTTACCACCACCGATAACCGCTGTTTTCTTACCTTTGAACAATGGACCATCACAGTGTGGGCAGTAAGCGACGCCTTTATTCCGGTACTCTTGCTCACCCGGAACGTTCATTTCACGCCAGCGAGCACCAGTACTTGTGATAACCGTGCGAGCTCGCAGTGTTGCGCCGCTCTCTAGCTCAACGTGGATGTAACCGTCTTCAGTGTCTTCTGCCGCGATGATGTTTGCAGCGCGCTGCTCCGTCATCACTTCAACACCGTACTCTTTTACGTGCTCTTCAAGGCTTGCCACTAATTTAGGGCCAGTTGTCGCTTTCACTGAGATAAAGTTCTCAATCGCCATAGTATCCATTACTTGACCACCGAATCGGTCAGCAACCACACCTGTGCGAATGCCTTTACGTGCTGCATAAATTGCCGCTGAAGAACCAGCAGGGCCACCGCCGACAACCAATACATCAAAGGGTGCTTGTTGGTTTAGGTTCGCTGCTTTCTTTTCTGCTGCGCCTGAATCAACCTTGTTCAGGATCTCTGCCAGTGACATACGACCTTGACCAAATAGCTCACCATTAACGAACACGCTTGGTACTGCCATGATGTCGCGAGACTTCACTTCGTCTTGGAATGCTGCGCCATCAATCATCGTTGTCTTAACCAGAGGATTAATCGCCGACATCATATTGAAGGCTTGAACCACTTCTGGACAGTTTTGGCATGAGAGTGAGATGAAAACCTCTACATTAAGCTCTTGATCGAGTTCTTTAATTTGTTCGATTACGTCAGCTTCAAGCTTGATAGGGTGACCACCACTATGAAGCAGTGCAAGTACCAGTGATGTGAACTCGTGACCCATTGGTAAACCCGCGAAACCGATCGCAGTGCCTTTCTCTTGGTTTACGACCTGCATGATAGGGCGGCGAGTACTAGCGTTATCATCTCGAATTATTTCAATTTTGTCGGTGAGAGATGCGATATCATTCGCCAGATCTTGAAGTTTGTTCGCGGTATCGCTGCTATCAAGGCTCAGTACTAACTGAACATTGGTTTTTAGGTTTTCTAGGTATGCTTTTAGCTGCTGCTTCATTGCTTGATCTAACATAATCGTGCCTGCTCTTAAATTCTGTGTCTTGGTATTGACCAATACCTTCTTGCTGAAAAAGGAAAATAAAAAGGGGGCGCAAGTCGGCAAATATTGTGTTGTTGATGGCTTGAAAGGGTGGCGCGCAACTGCCCTTTAGGAGGGAGGCCGAAGCGCGCCTGTAGAACCGTTTTATTTGTTCTTTCGTTTAGCTTGGCTTAGATTAAATTAAATCTTGCCTACTAGGTCTAGAGATGGCGCTAAAGTCTCTTCGCCTTCTTTCCATTTAGCTGGGCAAACTTCACCTGGGTTAGCGGCTACGTATTGTGCTGCTTTAACCTTGCGTAGTAGGTCTTCTGCGTCACGGCCGATGCCTTCAGCTGTGATTTCCATTGCTTGGATAACGCCTTCAGGGTCGATTAGGAACGTTGCACGGTCTGCAAGGCCTTGACCTTCACGCATAACGTTGAAGTTGTTTGTGATGTTGCCCGTTTGGTCACCTACCATGAAGTATTCGATAGTGCCGATTTTGTCAGAAGTATCGTGCCATGCTTTGTGAGAGAAGTGCGTGTCAGTTGATACTGAGTAAACTTCTACACCGCGAGATTGAAGTTCTGCGTATTTGTCTTGTAGGTCAACTAGCTCAGTTGGACATACAAATGTGAAGTCTGCTGGGTAGAAGAAGAATACAGCCCACTTGCCTTTAACGTCTTGCTCAGTGATTTCTACGAATTCGCCGTTTTTGAATGCTGTTGCGTTGAATGGTTTGATTTCTGTGTTGATCATGATTTGACTCTCTTTCTAATTTGTAGTGTTTAACGCTATCCCGCGTCGATGTAGATATATTGCATTGGCGCCGAAAATTAGTGAAATCGGACATTTCTATAGATTCAATAGGCAAATCCTATCTTTGATAGAAGAAGGCTATCGATAAAAGCTATCAAACTAGGGCTAGGTTCTATTTGGGTAGCTATGCTCTTTAGGTTGTTCTCTATTTAGGCTTACCTCTATTCACGTGAGCCTCTATGTATCTATGTATCTATGTAGGCAAGGGCAGGTGTAGCTTCTTTAAGGGAACTGAGATCTCTGTAAATTTCAAGATAATAAAAAATTATCATTAATATAATTTATGATAATTTCATCTAATGATCACATCTCCATATACTCTCTCCATCGAAACGAAATACCGAAGCGAGTCTTCGAAAGCACAGAATTTAAAACGAATTTGGAGAAAGTTATGAAAATGAATCACGTAGGCATCATGGTTGGCGACATGGACAAAGCAGTCGAGTTTTATACGAAAGCTTTAGGTCTAAGAGTCGTAATGAACAACACTAAAGTAATGGAAGAGCGCGAATCAGCAATCGGCCGTATGTGTATTGCCGTATTTGGTGAAGGCTTCAAAGGCTTCAACATTGCACACCTAGTCACATCTGATGGTATTGGTGTTGAGCTGTTCGAAATGGTTGACCGTGAAGAGCGTCATAACGTTGATTTCTCTCGCCTAGGCATTTTCCACTTCTGTCTGCAGCTTCCAAAAGAGCAGTTTCATTCAGCGATTAAGCGTGTTGAAGAGTTTGGCGGTAAGGTTCGTATGGACATCATGCGTTACCACCCAGAAGACGAACTAAAACAAGCACAAATGGTTTACCTAGAAGACCCGTTTGGCAACCTATTCGAATTCTACTCGCACACATACGAAGACACGTACGCGACTGACTACGAGTAATCGCGTTACTACCTGTCATAAGGTTGAAAAACCGAAACTCTCCCTAAAGAGGATTGGTAGAGATACCAATCCTCTTTTGTGCAACTATTTTTTGGGAAAGTAGAGGGTACTTACATCGGCGTGGGTACAAATAATTTGGCCTTAAAATGTTCTCTTTTAGTGTTTATTCGTATGGATGGTCAATAAATAGATAACTTGAATGTGTTGTGAAAGTTGACGTTTTGAAGATAAAACCTTTCATGAATATGACTGAAGCTAGCATGCTTCATGAAAACATTGTCGAATCACACTGGTGATAGCTTTCGCTGAGAACTCACAATACTCAGCTCAATACTGCTAAATCGCACTACAATGAAAATAGATAATTACATGAAGAAGATCTACTCAAATAGTATGAAAAAACTAAACCTTGTCTTTGCCGCTTTTCTTATTACTTTGCTTGCCGGATGCTCGTCTCATGCGGCTGTCGATACTTCAAAAACAAAGGGCTATGCCAAGTCACATGATCTTGTTGGTAAAGCTTCTTGGTATGGCGATAAATTCCATGGAAAACTCACAGCAAGTGGTGAGACGTATAATATGAATGCAAATACTGCAGCTCATAAAACCTTGCCCTTTGGGACTACCGTGAGAGTGACCAATACAGCCAATAACAAGTCTGCTAATGTGAAAATTAATGACCGAGGCCCTTACGTAAAAGGCCGAGTGATCGACCTTTCGCACAAGGCATTTGCAAAAATCGGCAACGTTAAGCAAGGCACTGTGCCTGTAAAAATCGAGATTGTTGATGACAGCAATACCTTTAGGTACAAACACTAATCATTTCCTAACCTCCTTTTTTAATCTACCTCTGAGATCTGTATCTCTTCACGCTTTTCGGTGCGCTTGTTAGCCTTATTTCTCGTAAACCACATCCCCACGTAATACCGTCATCAAAACCTGAGTCTTGGCTATTTGTCTTGCTGATACGGTGGTGATGTCTCTGTCGAGAATGGCAAAGTCAGCCGATTTACCAACCTTAATAGAGCCCGTAATGTCTTCAATTCCAAGGCTCTTGGCTGCATTGAGCGTGTAAGCGTCTATTGCGGTGTAAATATCGGTTAAGCCGGTTTTGCCTATGATTAAGCTGTTCGCGATGCCGACTAAAGGATTGATATCGTGTACGTTCCAGTCACTGCTTAAGGTGATATTCGCGTCGGTCTTGAGTATCGTGTCGAGGTTCATCATAGCTTTAGCTCGGCGAGCACCAAGGAAAGCTTCGGCCCATTGGTGTTGATGCCTTGCAACGTAATCAGAGCCGACTTGGAAATCTGCGGTCACGTCTAATTGGTGAAAGCGTGGCACATCTTCATCATTGATTAATTCGACATGGGTTAGGGTGTAGGGTTTGGTTGAACCTTGTTTGCGAATGCTTTCTATCGCATCAAGCGATTCACGAACCGCTCCATCACCAATGGCATGAATGTGGGCGCTAAAACCTATTTTTTCGAGCGCAGTTAGCCACTCTTTCATTTGTTCCGGCGGAATATAGTTCAAGCCATTAGGAGACTGGGGAAGATAAGTATCTAAGTAGGGTGCGAGCGTTTTGGCGGTGCCGTTGATGAAGATGCCGTCGCTGTACATTTTCACCTGATCGACAAGCAACAGACGGCTTTTATCGTCGGAATACATCTTTTCAAAGACTTCTAATTGAGAAGGTATTGCCATTGATGGATACACCCAAGGTCGCAGCGACACGCGCGCCGTTACGTCTTGATTTTGCTCGGCTTCTAGCCAAACGTCATACCAACCTCGTTTCCAATACATGCGACCGTCACCTATGGTGGTGATGCCGTGGGCTGCCGCTTCCTCAAGTCCGAACATTAACCCTTGATAGCTTTGCTCAAACAGTTCGCTTTGGCTGTTCCACGCCATCTCCATCACTTGATCGCCAGCATTGTCTAATAAGATGCCATTAAGCTTGCCGCTGTCTTGGTCTTTTAAATAAGCGCCGCCTTGTGGGGCCGGAGATTGTTGGCTGATTCGAGCGATTTTTAGAGCTTTCGAGTTGACCCACATCGAGTGAGAAGTTTGCTCCATAAGTACCACGGGGCGGTCAGGGAAGATACTGTCGATGATCTCTAGTGGCGTGTAGTCAGA
The Vibrio kanaloae genome window above contains:
- a CDS encoding VOC family protein; this translates as MKMNHVGIMVGDMDKAVEFYTKALGLRVVMNNTKVMEERESAIGRMCIAVFGEGFKGFNIAHLVTSDGIGVELFEMVDREERHNVDFSRLGIFHFCLQLPKEQFHSAIKRVEEFGGKVRMDIMRYHPEDELKQAQMVYLEDPFGNLFEFYSHTYEDTYATDYE
- a CDS encoding amidohydrolase yields the protein MNNKLTLPHTAWIALLASLTAVTPVLAQTNTVVHEQTAVKSQSADQIFINADIYGHRESDSIVTHNGKIIFIGNQSQAQTFQGQSTDVIDLDNAFVLPGFIDNHNHVFEAASELGGNCELDSEATLEEQIPYLEACKINADTDGRGWLMGYGFSLEATLDSDSDYTPLEIIDSIFPDRPVVLMEQTSHSMWVNSKALKIARISQQSPAPQGGAYLKDQDSGKLNGILLDNAGDQVMEMAWNSQSELFEQSYQGLMFGLEEAAAHGITTIGDGRMYWKRGWYDVWLEAEQNQDVTARVSLRPWVYPSMAIPSQLEVFEKMYSDDKSRLLLVDQVKMYSDGIFINGTAKTLAPYLDTYLPQSPNGLNYIPPEQMKEWLTALEKIGFSAHIHAIGDGAVRESLDAIESIRKQGSTKPYTLTHVELINDEDVPRFHQLDVTADFQVGSDYVARHQHQWAEAFLGARRAKAMMNLDTILKTDANITLSSDWNVHDINPLVGIANSLIIGKTGLTDIYTAIDAYTLNAAKSLGIEDITGSIKVGKSADFAILDRDITTVSARQIAKTQVLMTVLRGDVVYEK
- the ahpC gene encoding alkyl hydroperoxide reductase subunit C, whose product is MINTEIKPFNATAFKNGEFVEITEQDVKGKWAVFFFYPADFTFVCPTELVDLQDKYAELQSRGVEVYSVSTDTHFSHKAWHDTSDKIGTIEYFMVGDQTGNITNNFNVMREGQGLADRATFLIDPEGVIQAMEITAEGIGRDAEDLLRKVKAAQYVAANPGEVCPAKWKEGEETLAPSLDLVGKI
- a CDS encoding septal ring lytic transglycosylase RlpA family protein codes for the protein MKKIYSNSMKKLNLVFAAFLITLLAGCSSHAAVDTSKTKGYAKSHDLVGKASWYGDKFHGKLTASGETYNMNANTAAHKTLPFGTTVRVTNTANNKSANVKINDRGPYVKGRVIDLSHKAFAKIGNVKQGTVPVKIEIVDDSNTFRYKH